In Bacteroidota bacterium, one DNA window encodes the following:
- the cas1b gene encoding type I-B CRISPR-associated endonuclease Cas1 has product MKKSYYIFNPGRLSRKDNTLKFTPINEEGKDGKPRFLPVEQVDQLYCFGSVDANSAMYNFLGKNEIAVHFFDYYENYTGSFLSKDYLLSGKMLVSQVKYFSSKNKRIEIAREIINAAIHNILKNLNYYNSRGKDLRKIIEEIEKLRQSISNVKEINELMGIEGNIRKKYYEAFNEILKHFEMDGRNKQPPKDPVNALISFGNMICYSQVLRSIHQTQLNPTISYLHSPGERRYSLALDLAEVFKPMLVDRVIFKVLNKQMISKTDFDKKVNGILLKEGAKQKFIKAWEERLEETIMHRSLKKKVSYKHLIKLEAYKLQKHLLGITTYKGFKIWW; this is encoded by the coding sequence ATGAAAAAAAGCTATTACATTTTTAATCCGGGCCGTCTTTCGAGAAAAGATAATACACTGAAATTTACTCCGATAAATGAAGAAGGTAAGGATGGGAAACCCAGATTTCTGCCTGTAGAACAAGTTGACCAACTCTACTGTTTCGGTTCTGTTGATGCCAATTCAGCAATGTACAACTTTTTAGGCAAGAACGAAATAGCTGTCCATTTTTTCGATTATTATGAGAATTATACTGGCTCTTTTCTATCGAAAGATTATCTTTTGTCGGGAAAAATGCTGGTCAGTCAGGTCAAATATTTTAGTTCAAAAAACAAAAGAATAGAAATTGCCCGGGAAATAATCAATGCAGCAATCCATAATATTCTAAAAAATCTGAATTATTATAATTCGAGAGGAAAAGACCTGAGGAAAATTATCGAGGAAATTGAAAAACTTAGACAATCAATTTCTAATGTAAAAGAAATAAACGAGTTGATGGGGATTGAAGGAAACATCAGGAAAAAATATTATGAAGCATTTAACGAAATTCTCAAGCATTTTGAAATGGACGGCAGAAACAAACAACCGCCCAAAGACCCTGTAAATGCTCTCATCTCGTTCGGAAATATGATTTGCTATTCTCAGGTGTTGCGTTCGATACACCAAACACAGTTGAATCCTACGATCAGCTATCTTCATAGTCCGGGCGAGAGAAGATATTCGCTTGCATTAGATTTGGCAGAGGTTTTCAAGCCAATGCTGGTCGATAGAGTAATTTTCAAAGTGCTGAACAAACAAATGATTTCAAAAACCGATTTCGACAAAAAAGTCAATGGCATTCTGCTAAAAGAGGGTGCAAAACAAAAATTCATTAAAGCCTGGGAAGAACGGCTCGAAGAAACCATCATGCACAGAAGCCTAAAAAAGAAAGTTAGCTACAAACACTTAATAAAACTCGAAGCATATAAACTGCAAAAGCATTTATTGGGAATAACGACCTACAAAGGATTTAAAATTTGGTGGTAA
- the cas2 gene encoding CRISPR-associated endonuclease Cas2 — translation MYVILVYDIGEKRVGKMLKLCRQYLNWIQNSVFEGEITEVKLKELILRAKNIMKEENDSLIIFKSREEKWLEKQVVGTEKNKLDNFL, via the coding sequence ATGTATGTGATATTAGTATATGATATTGGCGAAAAACGAGTAGGAAAAATGCTGAAACTTTGCCGACAGTATCTGAATTGGATACAAAACTCGGTTTTCGAAGGAGAAATTACGGAAGTTAAACTAAAAGAATTAATTTTGCGAGCGAAAAACATTATGAAGGAAGAAAATGACAGTCTTATAATATTTAAAAGCAGGGAAGAAAAATGGTTAGAAAAACAAGTAGTAGGAACAGAAAAAAACAAATTAGATAATTTTTTATAG
- the cas4 gene encoding CRISPR-associated protein Cas4 gives MQITGTHINYYFVCSRKLWLFANGIQMEHSSDMVFEGKLIHETIYPQRSAKYEEITIGGIKIDFYDAKNKIIHEIKKSEKLEEAHIWQLKYYIYIMEQAGIDGISGVLEYPKERKKKEVYLSSIDIERIIEIEHDISEIASSEHVPEIEEKTICKKCSYFDFCFVN, from the coding sequence ATGCAAATAACCGGCACTCATATCAACTACTATTTTGTATGTAGTCGAAAACTCTGGCTTTTTGCCAACGGAATACAAATGGAACATTCGAGCGATATGGTTTTCGAAGGAAAATTGATACATGAGACCATCTATCCGCAACGGTCTGCGAAATACGAAGAAATTACTATCGGAGGAATCAAAATAGATTTCTACGATGCAAAAAACAAAATCATTCACGAGATAAAGAAATCGGAAAAATTAGAAGAAGCTCACATTTGGCAACTAAAATACTACATCTACATAATGGAGCAAGCCGGAATAGACGGGATAAGCGGAGTGCTGGAATATCCAAAAGAACGAAAAAAGAAAGAAGTGTATTTGTCATCAATTGATATTGAAAGAATCATAGAAATTGAACATGATATTTCTGAAATTGCAAGCTCTGAACATGTGCCTGAAATAGAAGAAAAGACAATCTGCAAAAAATGTTCGTACTTCGATTTTTGTTTCGTAAACTAA